Genomic window (Vicinamibacterales bacterium):
CGACCGCCGCCGTCGACTCGTCCCTCGCCGACAGCACTCTGAGGTAATACTGGCGGGTGAGTGTGATGCCCGTTTGCCCCTTGGGCAAAGGGGTATCACTCTCGAGTGCCGCAACGTCATCCTGCGTCAAAAAGGTGCTTTCGGCGTCGAGACCCTCGGCAAGTCCTCGCATAGCACCAGTCATAACGCGGTCAATATCGACTTCTTCAACGTAGCTGTTGAGGATCAACGACACGACGTCTTCGAAAATCCGTAGTGGGCGATACCTATCTTCCTGTGCAGAGGTGCGGCTGACATACCCACCCAGGACCACGAACGCCAGTATTGGTGCTGACAACCATAACGCCAGAAGACGTGTGCGACGACTCATCGTAAAACTCATTTTAGCGGATCAATCAGGTTATCGTCGATCCGCCTTTTGTAATGGCCATTGGACTTTGGCCTGTAATCCCTGTATCGAGAGGTCAGTGGACAGCGTGGCAATGCGCAGCTACGCTAGAAGGGTGAGACTGCTCGGGCTCGACTTCGGCAATAAACGCGTGGGTCTCGCGGTCAGTGACGCGTCAGGCACATTGGCGCGCCCTCTGCGGACGATCACCCGAACCAGTTCCCTCGACAATCTTATAAGGGTATTGGTGGATGAAATTCGTGATTTACAGACTGATCCGGATGGGCTCGGTGGTGTCGTGATCGGGTTGCCGAGGCATCTTGATGGCAGTGCAAGTGAGCAGACGGCCCGGGTCCGTGCGTTCGCCGATCGGTTACGAAGCGAAATCGATTTACCACTGACCTTTCAAGATGAGCGCCTGAGTAGTCGGGAAGCTGAGGCCCGTCTAGCTTTGCGTGAGCGCGATTGGCGCCTCCGCAAGAAGTCCATTGATGCCGCCGCCGCCGCGGTTATATTGCAGGACCACCTCGACCAAGTGAATTCTTGTGACTGAGGGCATGACTCTTCACCGAATAGCACTCGGCGGTCTAGTGGTTTTAGTGTTGGGAGTCGCTGTTGCCGGAGTGGCTACTATGCGGCTGGTAGCCCGTTGGGAAGCTCCTTATCGTGGATTTCCAACTGCTGAGGTATTCGTCCAGATTATGCCAGGTTCTGGTGCCTTAGCCATTGGCGGCCAGTTGGTTGAGTCTGGTGTGGTCCAAGACGAATGGGCATTCCGATACGCCTTGTGGAAGACGAACTTGGGTCGGGGGCTGAAAGCGGGTGAGTACCGATTTGACCAGCCACTGTCGGTGTCTCAAGTCGTGAGCAAAATCGAACGCGGTGATGTGCATCTCCGACCTCTCATGTTTCCGGAGGGGCTAACCGTTCCGGCGATGGCGTCGATCTTTGGGAGGAGCGACTTTGGAACTGCTGAGGAATTTCTCGCAGCGAGTCAACGTGTCGAATTGATTGCCGCGCTCGACCCAGAGGCTTCTGACCTTGAAGGATACCTGTTTCCCGACACTTACTTGTTGCCGCGCACAATTACGGCCGATCAACTAGTTGAGAGAATGGTCGTCCGTTTCAGGCAGGCGTTCGGTGAGCCACTATTACAACAGCCGGGCGAGGCAGGTCTCAGCATGCGGGAGGTAGTAACGTTGGCGTCTCTAATCGAGCGTGAAACCGCCCTAGCCGAGGAGCGCCCCGTAGTCAGTGCTGTCTACCTGAACCGGCTGAAGATCGGCATTGCGCTCCGATGTGACCCAACCGTGATCTATGCGCTTGAGCGCGCTGGTTTGTACGAAGGCAATCTCACGCGAGAGAATCTCACCTATGATTCCCCCTACAACACGTATCTCTATTCTGGTTTACCTCCTGGACCGATTGCCGCCCCAGGCCTTGCGTCACTTGAAGCGGCCGTGAAGCCGGCAGACGTGGGCTACCTGTATTTCGTTAGTAGGAACGATGGTTCGCATGTCTTTGCGTCTTCACTACGTGAACACAACCGCAACGTCCGTGAATACCAGATTCAATTTTTCCGTGAGCGGTAAACTCAATGTCGTTAGTCTAGTGGAGAGTCCCTGGAGCGTAACCGTCAACGTTCGGCCCATTTAAGTTTTTCGCGAAGCACAGCGAAATAGCTTCGTGATGTCGCTCTGAACAGTTGTAGTGGCTGTTCTGATGACGACACACTTACGATGTCGTCACACGCCAAAGGTACGCCGGACTGACCGTCAAACGAAACGATGATCTGATTATCGTCACAGTTCGAGATCGGCTGAATACGGATGTCTGAGCTAGCCGGGACGATAATTGGACGGTTCGTAAGGGTGTGTGGCGCGATAGGTGTAATCACAAGCGCTTCTACGACTGGATGCACGATCGGTCCACCTGCTGCCAGGTTGTAGGCTGTCGACCCCGTTGGGCTAGCCACGATTAAACCGTCGGCCTTGAACTCAGCGACGAACTGTGAGCCGACCGATACCGACAGGTCGATGATTGGTGACGTAGCGTTCCTCGTGAGTGTCACGTCGTTCAGGGCGACGCGGTCGGCGATGACCTGCTCGTCCCGGCGTACCACGGCCCTTAGCATCCGCCTTTGATCGAGACTCACTGATCCATTGATCGCGTTTTCAAGTGCCGGGAACAACTCCGCAAGTGTGATCTCAGTGAGGAAGCCGAGGCTACCAAAGTTCACACCGAGTAGCGGGACATCCACGCCATGTTGCGCAATACGATCACCCATGGCGAGCAGGGTTCCGTCCCCACCTAGGACGAGAATCATGTCAACTGCAGCTGGCATCTCATCCCGGCTACAGGTAGTTACCTGATTAGTCAGACTAGACAACGTCGCAGTCTCGGTTTCGAAGACACCCGTCAAGCTTCTGGCGTTAAGCCACTCGCTTAACTCGACCAGAGTGCCGGCAGCTTCCTGTAGCCCAGATTTAGCAACGACCCCGACGCGCTTAATTGCCCTTGTGTGATGGTGAACGGCAGTCATGCCGTGTCCTCATGATGGCGCAAGTGAAGGAAGAACTCGCGATTGCCCTCAGTGCCAGTAATCGGTGATTCAATTGTACCCACCACCTTCAATCCTACCCGATCCACCGTAGTGCTGACCCGCTTGACGGCACGTAAGTGCACTACTGGGTTCTTGACGAGACCTCCTTTGCCGATCTCCGAACGGTTAGCTTCGAATTGTGGTTTGACCAGTAGGAGGATGTTGCCACCCGGGCGTAAACGCGGAGGTAGCGCTGGGACAATTAATGTGAGCGAAATAAATGCGACATCGACCGTCACGAGATCGAAGTCTGTGAGACCCGGCGGCCAAGGCACAGCCTCGAGTGACCGAGCGTTGACGCGGTCGAGAACAGTGACCCGTGGGTCCTGACGAAGCGACCAGGCGAGCTGTCCGCGGCCAACGTCGAGGGCTACGACCCGCCGTGCTCCTGCACGGAGGAGAACGTCCGTAAAACCACCGGTTGAGGCGCCAATATCAAGCGCATCACGGTTGCTCGCTGATACGCCTAGCTGGGCGATCGCGTGAGCGAGTTTAATCCCACCCCGGCTGACATACGGATGATCTGGTTTGATTAATGTAATGTCGGCGTCGGTTGAAAGCATTGTGCCGGCTTTGGCCGCGACGCCGTTGTCTAGGCGGACCTGCCCGGCCAGAATCATAGAGCGTGCTCGTGTGCGAGAGGTAGCGAGGCCGCGGTCGACGAGAAGTGTATCCAGACGACGCTTCTGTTGTGCAGCGGTCATGTGACGACCGTTTCAGTTGATGCCATGGCCAGCGTGATGGGCCCGTACATTAGCGGGTTCGAGAAACCACCCAATCGACTATCTGCGTGAGCCGGCTTTCGAGGCCCGTCTCTCGCAATGCATCTCGTGCGCGGTTCGCTGCTTCAGCGGCGTGATTTCGAGATGCCTCCACACCATAGAGCGATGGGTAGGTTGGCTTTCCGGCTGCTGCATCTTTCCCGGCCGTCTTGCCAAGGTCAAGTGCTGCGCCCTCAACGTCAAGGATGTCGTCGACAATCTGGAACGCCAGACCCAAATTCTGTGCGTAAATGCGAATCGCGTTCACCGCCGCATCACTTCCCCCTGCGATAATCGCTCCGGAGACGGCCGCTGCTTTGATGAGTGCTCCTGTTTTCCGCTCGTGCATATCCAGAAGTGCAGCAGCATCAAGTTGCGTGGTTGGACCACTGGCTAGCTGTTTGTTGAGACCGCTAGCCTCAAGGTCAATTGCTTGTCCGCCCACCATGCCAGCGGCACCAGCAGCTTCGGCGACGGCCCCAATGGCTCGAAGGCGCCGTCCCATAGCTTCCGCGTCCTCGCGGCTTCCCGTCTTTGCCATTATGGTAAACGCTTCGGTCAAAAGGCCGTCGCCAGACAGGATGGCCAGACCATCACCAAAAATGACGTGCGCCGTCGGTCGGCCACGACGTAATGTGTCGTTATCCATGGCCGGTAGGTCGTCGTGCACTAGTGAATAGGTATGTATCAACTCGATAGCGCAAGCAAACGGCAATGCCAGTGCCCGAGAGGACCCCATAGCAGAAGTTGAGTCAATCGCATCTGCTGCTGCGAGCGTTAGGACCGGACGAAAGCGCTTGCCACCTGCTGTGACGCTATAGCGCATCGCCTTAGCGATGGTGGATGGACATCCTGGAGCTGAGGGCAGTAAGGTTTCCAGTGCCTCGTCTACATCAGCCTTGCAGGCGGAAAAATATTCGGTGAGGTCTGAAAGTGGAGTCACTGGGCAGGCTCGTCCGCGTCTGAATCAGGAGTATTCAGCGAATCAGTCGCATCGCTTAACTCGCCTTGCTCGTTCAGCACCTCGATTTTTTTTTCGGCTTCCTCAAGCCGTTGATGACAAAACCGAGAGAGTTGAACGCCACGCTCGAATAGCTCAAGAGACTTGTCGAGCGACAGGTCGCCCTCTTCCAATGTGCTTACAATCGTTTCCAGCTCGCTAATGGCCGATTCGAAATCCTTAATCTTGGTCTTGCTACTCATAATTTACCCGTTCATTCTTTTGAAGTTCGTATCTCGGTAGATGTGGATGGTCGTTTCATGGTGATTACCTTACAACCCAATTCACCGCGATGAAGAGTGACATGCACTGCGTCACCCTTTTCAACTAAGCTGGCGTCCGACACGATTCCGGTGCGGTCACCGTTCCAGCAAACAGCGTAGCCCCGACCCAAGACTCCTAGGGGGCTCAAGTTTTCAAGTCGGCCGGCAAGTGCCACAAGAGACTCCCGTCGCTCGGAGAGGTGGCGCGTTATTTCACGAGCAAGTCGCCCCTTTGAGAGGGTGAGCCGCGTGGTAATTGCACCCACGGTCCGCCGGAGGTCACGGCCTTCGAGACGCAAGCGGAGTTCGTGATAGCGCCGTTGAACGCGTCCAACAAATCTGCGCGTTGTACGCGAGAGGCCATACGAGAGATCGACGGCCCGACGACCCGTCAACGCAAGGCGGGTAGGCCACGCTGCCAAGCCTGGTCGCTGCTCAAGGGAGCGAACCCGCGCTTGCTTGGAATGAATTCTCATCGACGCACCGTTGCGTAACCGCTCCTGCATCCGGTCAATTTGCGCGCGAAATTCATCCTTTCTGGTTACTACCAGTTCAGCTGCAGCAGACGGGGTAGGTGCTCTGAGATCAGCAGCAAAATCGGCAATGGTGAAATCGGTTTCGTGGCCTACTGCGGAAATGATAGGAATAGTCGACGCAACAATGGCACGCGCAACCACCTCTTCATTGAAGGCCCACAGATCTTCTATGGACCCTCCGCCCCGGCCGACGATAATGACGTCAACGCCACTAAGTTTGGCAATCTGGTTCAGCGCTTGGGCGATGTCGTTACCCGCACCTTCGCCTTGAACGCGCACCGGGCGGATGACTAGGTGCACGTTAGGGTAGCGCCGACCCAGTATGTGGATGATGTCGCGTAGCGCAGCACCATCCATGGATGTAACGATGCCGATTTTTCGGGGCAATGTCGGCAGCGGTCGTTTACTTGACGGCTCGAATAACCCCTCCAACTCAAGACGACGTTTCAGCTGCTCAAAAGCTAATTGAAGCGCGCCGATACCGTGCGGTTCCATATGCTCGCAGACGATTTGGTATTCGCCCTTGGGTTCGTAGACACTCAGGCGACCCCGCACAATCACGCGCATGCCATCATCAGGTGTAAAACGGAGGTGTCTCACTGCCGACCGAAACATCACTCCCTTTAGCTGTGCCTCAGCGTCCTTTAGCGTGAAATAGACATGCCCAGTACGCCAACGCCTGTAGTTTGACAGCTCGCCATCGATCCAGATCTCGCCGTAGGTGGTTTCGAGTAATTCCCGAACTTCAGAGGTTAGTTCGGTGACCGTGAAAATACGGCGCGTTGTTGGTTTGGCTGTTGAGAGCGGTGCCTTACTCAATTGCGGGTCACTAGTTGCATGGGCGGGATCGTCGAACGGAAGGTCAACAAGATCTGCCATTTCACGCTACCGGTTGTGCAGTGAGAGATTCAACATCCTGGAGGTTCAGGCTAAGTCTCGTAATGTTAATGGCTCGTCCCGTTGTGGAATCTGCTGTCACGACAACTGCATGCAGTCTTGGGTCACCAGAGGCTGTTTCGAACCGATTGGGCAGGCCATTAATAAATCGGGAGATTACGGCGCTCTTTTCCACCCCGATGACTGAGTTGTGGGGTCCGGTCATTCCAACATCCGTAATGCAGGCTGTTCCACCCGGCAGTAGCCTGGCATCGGCAGTTTGTACGTGCGTGTGGGTTCCCACCACAACTGTTACCTTGCTGTCGAGGTACCAGCCCATCGCAATTTTCTCTGAGGTTGCCTCTGCGTGGAAGTCCACTAGAA
Coding sequences:
- the ruvX gene encoding Holliday junction resolvase RuvX is translated as MRSYARRVRLLGLDFGNKRVGLAVSDASGTLARPLRTITRTSSLDNLIRVLVDEIRDLQTDPDGLGGVVIGLPRHLDGSASEQTARVRAFADRLRSEIDLPLTFQDERLSSREAEARLALRERDWRLRKKSIDAAAAAVILQDHLDQVNSCD
- the mltG gene encoding endolytic transglycosylase MltG, whose protein sequence is MTLHRIALGGLVVLVLGVAVAGVATMRLVARWEAPYRGFPTAEVFVQIMPGSGALAIGGQLVESGVVQDEWAFRYALWKTNLGRGLKAGEYRFDQPLSVSQVVSKIERGDVHLRPLMFPEGLTVPAMASIFGRSDFGTAEEFLAASQRVELIAALDPEASDLEGYLFPDTYLLPRTITADQLVERMVVRFRQAFGEPLLQQPGEAGLSMREVVTLASLIERETALAEERPVVSAVYLNRLKIGIALRCDPTVIYALERAGLYEGNLTRENLTYDSPYNTYLYSGLPPGPIAAPGLASLEAAVKPADVGYLYFVSRNDGSHVFASSLREHNRNVREYQIQFFRER
- a CDS encoding NAD(+)/NADH kinase; translation: MTAVHHHTRAIKRVGVVAKSGLQEAAGTLVELSEWLNARSLTGVFETETATLSSLTNQVTTCSRDEMPAAVDMILVLGGDGTLLAMGDRIAQHGVDVPLLGVNFGSLGFLTEITLAELFPALENAINGSVSLDQRRMLRAVVRRDEQVIADRVALNDVTLTRNATSPIIDLSVSVGSQFVAEFKADGLIVASPTGSTAYNLAAGGPIVHPVVEALVITPIAPHTLTNRPIIVPASSDIRIQPISNCDDNQIIVSFDGQSGVPLACDDIVSVSSSEQPLQLFRATSRSYFAVLREKLKWAER
- a CDS encoding TlyA family RNA methyltransferase, producing MTAAQQKRRLDTLLVDRGLATSRTRARSMILAGQVRLDNGVAAKAGTMLSTDADITLIKPDHPYVSRGGIKLAHAIAQLGVSASNRDALDIGASTGGFTDVLLRAGARRVVALDVGRGQLAWSLRQDPRVTVLDRVNARSLEAVPWPPGLTDFDLVTVDVAFISLTLIVPALPPRLRPGGNILLLVKPQFEANRSEIGKGGLVKNPVVHLRAVKRVSTTVDRVGLKVVGTIESPITGTEGNREFFLHLRHHEDTA
- a CDS encoding farnesyl diphosphate synthase — its product is MTPLSDLTEYFSACKADVDEALETLLPSAPGCPSTIAKAMRYSVTAGGKRFRPVLTLAAADAIDSTSAMGSSRALALPFACAIELIHTYSLVHDDLPAMDNDTLRRGRPTAHVIFGDGLAILSGDGLLTEAFTIMAKTGSREDAEAMGRRLRAIGAVAEAAGAAGMVGGQAIDLEASGLNKQLASGPTTQLDAAALLDMHERKTGALIKAAAVSGAIIAGGSDAAVNAIRIYAQNLGLAFQIVDDILDVEGAALDLGKTAGKDAAAGKPTYPSLYGVEASRNHAAEAANRARDALRETGLESRLTQIVDWVVSRTR
- the xseB gene encoding exodeoxyribonuclease VII small subunit, producing the protein MSSKTKIKDFESAISELETIVSTLEEGDLSLDKSLELFERGVQLSRFCHQRLEEAEKKIEVLNEQGELSDATDSLNTPDSDADEPAQ
- the xseA gene encoding exodeoxyribonuclease VII large subunit yields the protein MADLVDLPFDDPAHATSDPQLSKAPLSTAKPTTRRIFTVTELTSEVRELLETTYGEIWIDGELSNYRRWRTGHVYFTLKDAEAQLKGVMFRSAVRHLRFTPDDGMRVIVRGRLSVYEPKGEYQIVCEHMEPHGIGALQLAFEQLKRRLELEGLFEPSSKRPLPTLPRKIGIVTSMDGAALRDIIHILGRRYPNVHLVIRPVRVQGEGAGNDIAQALNQIAKLSGVDVIIVGRGGGSIEDLWAFNEEVVARAIVASTIPIISAVGHETDFTIADFAADLRAPTPSAAAELVVTRKDEFRAQIDRMQERLRNGASMRIHSKQARVRSLEQRPGLAAWPTRLALTGRRAVDLSYGLSRTTRRFVGRVQRRYHELRLRLEGRDLRRTVGAITTRLTLSKGRLAREITRHLSERRESLVALAGRLENLSPLGVLGRGYAVCWNGDRTGIVSDASLVEKGDAVHVTLHRGELGCKVITMKRPSTSTEIRTSKE